The following proteins come from a genomic window of Anaerobutyricum hallii:
- a CDS encoding mechanosensitive ion channel family protein, giving the protein MLLEATSLKSFAHSLIYEYLGKTGVKLADFCGDIIGALLILFIGFKIVSYVVKMAHKIFERSIMDTTLQTFLLSFIKIGGKVLVIFMAVTKIGVAASSIVALLGSAGLALGLSLQGSLSNIAGGVILLLLKPFQVGDYIIEGNSGKEGTVQAIGIMYTKLLSVDNKAIMIPNGNLSNASITNVTYQEKRRVDLNVGIEYSEDIKKVRKVLNALIEKEPARITDEPVKIYVNEFQASSIDIGIRYWVKTEDYWESRWRVLEEIKEEFDNNNIAIPFEQLDVNLIPQEKE; this is encoded by the coding sequence ATGTTGTTAGAAGCAACTTCATTGAAGTCTTTTGCTCACTCACTTATCTATGAATACCTTGGTAAAACAGGAGTGAAACTGGCAGATTTTTGTGGTGACATTATCGGGGCACTGCTGATTTTATTTATCGGTTTTAAAATCGTATCCTATGTGGTAAAAATGGCACATAAGATTTTTGAGCGTTCGATTATGGATACAACGCTGCAGACCTTCCTGCTTTCTTTTATTAAGATTGGCGGTAAGGTACTTGTTATTTTTATGGCGGTAACAAAGATTGGCGTAGCAGCCTCATCTATTGTGGCATTACTTGGTTCTGCCGGTCTTGCTCTTGGTCTTTCTTTACAGGGTTCACTGTCGAATATTGCCGGTGGTGTTATTTTGTTATTATTAAAACCATTTCAGGTTGGGGATTATATTATTGAAGGAAACTCTGGGAAAGAAGGAACTGTACAGGCAATTGGAATTATGTATACAAAGCTTTTAAGTGTAGACAATAAAGCGATCATGATACCAAATGGAAATTTATCAAATGCTAGTATTACGAATGTAACTTATCAGGAAAAACGACGTGTTGATCTGAATGTCGGTATTGAATATAGTGAAGATATCAAAAAAGTCAGAAAAGTATTAAATGCTTTAATAGAAAAAGAACCGGCAAGAATTACAGATGAGCCGGTTAAAATTTACGTAAATGAATTTCAGGCAAGTTCTATAGATATAGGGATTCGTTACTGGGTAAAAACAGAGGATTATTGGGAATCACGTTGGAGAGTATTGGAAGAAATTAAAGAAGAATTTGACAATAACAATATTGCTATTCCATTTGAACAGCTTGATGTAAATTTGATTCCGCAGGAAAAAGAATAA
- the asd gene encoding aspartate-semialdehyde dehydrogenase, whose protein sequence is MDQKLKVGILGGTGMVGQRFISLLENHPWFEVVAIAASPRSAGKTYEEAVGGRWKMHKAMPEAVKNIVVMNVNEVEKVASEVDFVFSAVDMSKEEIRAIEDAYAKTETPVVSNNSAHRWTPDVPMVVPEINPEHFEVIEAQKKRLGTKRGFVAVKPNCSIQSYAPALFALKEFGPKEVVATTYQAISGAGKTFKDWPEMVENIIPFIGGEEEKSEQEPLRLFGKVVDGKIEKAAAPLITTQCIRVPVLDGHTAAVFVNFEKKPTKEEIIDRWENFKGLPQELELPSAPKQFIRYMEEDNRPQVKLDIDFENGMGISMGRLREDTMFDYKFVGLSHNTVRGAAGGAVLCAELLTAQGYITAK, encoded by the coding sequence ATGGATCAGAAATTAAAAGTAGGTATCCTTGGCGGTACAGGAATGGTAGGACAGAGATTTATCTCTCTTTTAGAGAATCACCCATGGTTTGAAGTAGTAGCAATTGCAGCAAGTCCACGTTCTGCAGGTAAAACATACGAAGAAGCAGTAGGCGGAAGATGGAAAATGCACAAAGCAATGCCGGAAGCAGTAAAGAACATTGTAGTAATGAACGTAAACGAAGTAGAAAAAGTGGCTTCTGAAGTAGATTTCGTATTCAGTGCTGTAGATATGAGCAAAGAAGAGATTCGTGCGATCGAAGATGCATATGCAAAGACAGAAACACCAGTTGTTTCTAACAACAGTGCACACAGATGGACACCGGATGTACCGATGGTTGTACCAGAAATCAATCCAGAACATTTTGAAGTAATCGAAGCGCAGAAAAAGCGTCTTGGAACAAAGAGAGGATTTGTAGCAGTAAAACCGAACTGCTCTATTCAGAGCTATGCGCCTGCACTTTTTGCCTTAAAAGAGTTTGGTCCTAAAGAAGTAGTTGCAACAACATATCAGGCAATTTCCGGAGCAGGAAAGACATTTAAAGACTGGCCGGAAATGGTAGAGAATATCATCCCATTTATCGGAGGAGAAGAAGAAAAATCCGAACAGGAACCATTAAGATTATTTGGTAAAGTTGTAGATGGTAAGATTGAAAAGGCAGCCGCTCCATTAATTACAACACAGTGCATTCGTGTACCTGTACTTGATGGACATACTGCTGCTGTATTCGTGAACTTTGAAAAGAAACCAACAAAAGAAGAAATCATCGATCGTTGGGAAAACTTTAAGGGACTTCCACAGGAGCTGGAACTTCCAAGTGCACCAAAACAGTTTATTCGTTACATGGAAGAAGATAATCGCCCACAGGTTAAATTAGACATTGATTTTGAAAATGGAATGGGAATTTCCATGGGACGTTTAAGAGAAGATACAATGTTTGATTATAAATTTGTAGGATTATCTCATAATACAGTACGTGGCGCAGCCGGCGGAGCTGTACTTTGTGCAGAATTATTAACAGCACAGGGATATATCACAGCAAAATAA
- a CDS encoding phosphoglycerate dehydrogenase: MFQYKCLNPISACGTSLFTEEYKQVEELQEADAVLVRSAAMHDMQDVPNLLAVARAGAGVNNIPIADYSDKGIVVFNTPGANANGVKEMVIAGMLLASRDLIGGNKWVEENKEDPNITKAMEKAKKAFAGREIQNKKIGVIGLGAIGVLVANAAHNLNMEVYGYDPFLSVKSAWNLSRAVHHVSSIDEIFENCDFITIHVPLLDSTKNMISAEGIAKMKKDAVILNFARNGLVDEDALVAALENGKLAHYVTDFPTPKVAGVDGVIAFPHLGASTEESEDNCAEMAVEQLMDYLENGNITNSVNYPNTQLGVCQTQGRISILHRNIPNMLTRFTGAFAKDNINITEMSNKTKGDYAYAIFDVDSQITEGSVQHITDIEGVLKVRVIK, encoded by the coding sequence ATGTTTCAGTATAAATGCTTAAATCCGATTTCTGCATGCGGAACTTCTCTTTTTACAGAAGAATATAAACAGGTAGAAGAATTACAGGAGGCCGATGCCGTATTAGTAAGAAGTGCTGCTATGCATGATATGCAGGACGTGCCGAATCTTTTAGCTGTTGCAAGAGCAGGTGCAGGAGTAAATAATATTCCTATCGCAGATTATTCTGATAAAGGAATTGTTGTATTTAACACACCAGGAGCGAATGCAAACGGAGTAAAAGAAATGGTTATCGCAGGGATGTTATTGGCATCACGTGATTTGATCGGTGGTAACAAATGGGTGGAAGAGAATAAAGAAGACCCAAATATCACAAAGGCAATGGAAAAAGCAAAAAAAGCATTTGCCGGAAGAGAAATTCAGAATAAAAAGATTGGTGTTATCGGTCTTGGAGCAATTGGTGTTCTCGTAGCGAATGCAGCACACAACTTAAATATGGAAGTTTATGGATATGATCCATTTTTATCTGTAAAGTCTGCATGGAATTTATCAAGAGCGGTACATCATGTATCTTCTATCGATGAGATTTTTGAAAACTGTGATTTTATCACAATCCATGTTCCACTGTTAGACAGTACAAAGAACATGATTAGTGCAGAAGGCATTGCAAAGATGAAAAAAGATGCAGTGATCCTAAACTTTGCACGTAATGGTCTTGTAGATGAAGATGCTTTAGTAGCTGCATTAGAGAATGGCAAGCTGGCGCATTATGTAACAGACTTCCCTACACCAAAGGTAGCTGGAGTAGATGGAGTGATTGCCTTCCCTCATCTTGGAGCTTCAACAGAAGAATCTGAAGATAACTGTGCAGAGATGGCAGTAGAACAGCTTATGGATTATCTGGAAAATGGTAATATCACAAACTCTGTAAACTATCCAAATACACAGCTTGGTGTATGCCAGACACAGGGACGTATTTCTATTTTGCATAGAAATATTCCAAACATGCTGACTCGTTTTACAGGGGCATTTGCAAAAGATAACATTAATATTACAGAAATGAGTAATAAGACAAAAGGTGATTATGCATACGCAATTTTTGATGTGGATTCTCAGATTACAGAAGGATCTGTACAGCATATCACAGATATCGAAGGCGTACTCAAAGTAAGAGTTATTAAATAA